The window AGGTTAGCAGCAGGCAGGGCACACTGAGCATGTTCAAGGACTAGGTCAATACTGCCCAGGTCTCATGATTTCCTGAGCTTTAAGGTGTCTAAAGAGGTCACCAGAGGCTCGCTGTGCCCTTGATGGGCGGGCAGGGCCAGGCTGGGCCGGGCCCGCAGGGGGGCGGAGGCGGAGGCAGCAGCAGAGGTCAGGTGGCCCGGGTGCCTCTGCTCCTCAGTCTCGTGGCCATGCTCGTGCCACAGGGAGATGGCTCAGCGTGTGGTCCTTAGGAGATTGTTGGCACCCATCTTCTCTAGGAAGCTCCCTCAGTGTCGCCCGGTGCCTCTCATTCCTGAGGTTCTGGCCCAGGGCAGCTCCAGCAGACCCACTACTGCTACACCCAGTTTAGCCCGGACGTTCTCCACTACCAAGATCTCCAATGTTATGTTTAACGTCCAGGATGGGCCTGACTTTCAGGACAGAGTCGTCAACAGTGAGACGCCAGTAGTTGTGGATTTCCATGCGCAGTGGTGTGGCCCCTGCAAGATCTTGGGGCCCTGGTTAGAGAAAATGGTGgcaaagcaggaggggaaggtgCTGATGGCCAAGGTGGACATTGACGACAACACAGACCTCGCCATCGAGTATGAGGTTTCTGCTGTGCCAACTGTGCTGGCCATCAAGAATGGGgacgtaggggcagctaggtggcgcagtggatagagcactggccctggattcaggagtacctgagttcaaatccagcctcagacacttgacacttactagctgtgtgaccctggggcaagtcactcaacccccattgccccgcaaaaaaaaaaaaaaaaaaaaagaatggggacgTGGTGGACAAATTTGTGGGCATCAAAGACGAAGACCCGATGGAGGCTTTCCTCAAGAAGCTAATTGGCTGCTGAGCTAGGCCCACTTTTGTTTTCCCCAGGGCCCCCCTAGGGACTCTCATCCTTTCCAGCCCCCACCTGTCTGGCCCCCATTGGCCCCTCCTGTGTCCTGGGGCAGGGCTCTTCATCTCCCAGTTGTCTGACTGCAGAAGACTCATCCTTAGGGGAGGGGCGCTACTGCTCACCTGGGGAGGGAAGCCTGA is drawn from Dromiciops gliroides isolate mDroGli1 chromosome 2, mDroGli1.pri, whole genome shotgun sequence and contains these coding sequences:
- the LOC122738361 gene encoding thioredoxin, mitochondrial-like, which gives rise to MAQRVVLRRLLAPIFSRKLPQCRPVPLIPEVLAQGSSSRPTTATPSLARTFSTTKISNVMFNVQDGPDFQDRVVNSETPVVVDFHAQWCGPCKILGPWLEKMVAKQEGKVLMAKVDIDDNTDLAIEYEVSAVPTVLAIKNGDNGDVVDKFVGIKDEDPMEAFLKKLIGC